From Melanotaenia boesemani isolate fMelBoe1 chromosome 12, fMelBoe1.pri, whole genome shotgun sequence, a single genomic window includes:
- the LOC121650218 gene encoding C-type lectin domain family 10 member A-like isoform X2 gives MEETYANINYGQSVCSIPTTHPKGSSSPKKRFYLAVIFCLGLLSVCLLAGLIVLGVHYHISGEMAADLFTIQDHLSERLQASKDNLSSLTEERNQLKANLSQLTEEMNKLKHLSTQKKTCPAGWRMSTFSCYLLSTTSGSWDRGREDCRGRGADLVVIDNDEEQEVGHKSA, from the exons ATGGAGGAAACATATGCCAATATAAACTATGGTCAATCTGTCTGCTCAATTCCTACAACCCATCCCAAAG GCTCAAGCAGCCCTAAGAAGAGGTTTTATCTAGCTGTTATCTTCTGCCTGGGGCTCCTGAGTGTTTGCCTGCTGGCTGGACTCATCGTCCTTGGTGTCCACT ATCATATCTCGGGTGAGATGGCTGCAGATCTCTTCACCATCCAAGACCATCTGAGTGAGCGTCTTCAGGCCAGTAAGGACAATCTGTCCTCCCTGACAGAAGAGAGAAACCAGCTAAAAGCCAACCTCAGTCAACTAACTGAAGAAATGAACAAGCTTAAACATTTGTCCACACAAA AGAAAACATGTCCTGCAGGATGGAGGATGTCCACTTTTTCTTGTTACCTCCTTTCTACAACATCTGGTTCCTGGGATCGAGGCAGAGAAGACTGCAGAGGCAGAGGAGCAGATCTGGTGGTGATAGACAACGATGAAGAACAG GAAGTGGGACACAAATCAGCCTGA
- the LOC121650218 gene encoding CD209 antigen-like protein C isoform X1, whose product MEETYANINYGQSVCSIPTTHPKGSSSPKKRFYLAVIFCLGLLSVCLLAGLIVLGVHYHISGEMAADLFTIQDHLSERLQASKDNLSSLTEERNQLKANLSQLTEEMNKLKHLSTQKKTCPAGWRMSTFSCYLLSTTSGSWDRGREDCRGRGADLVVIDNDEEQEFLSKFANELCWIGLSDIETEGTWKWVDGTNLTLTKWDTNQPDNGGGDPQWGEEDCVELRPNRNTWNDLPCTASVRWICEKRPI is encoded by the exons ATGGAGGAAACATATGCCAATATAAACTATGGTCAATCTGTCTGCTCAATTCCTACAACCCATCCCAAAG GCTCAAGCAGCCCTAAGAAGAGGTTTTATCTAGCTGTTATCTTCTGCCTGGGGCTCCTGAGTGTTTGCCTGCTGGCTGGACTCATCGTCCTTGGTGTCCACT ATCATATCTCGGGTGAGATGGCTGCAGATCTCTTCACCATCCAAGACCATCTGAGTGAGCGTCTTCAGGCCAGTAAGGACAATCTGTCCTCCCTGACAGAAGAGAGAAACCAGCTAAAAGCCAACCTCAGTCAACTAACTGAAGAAATGAACAAGCTTAAACATTTGTCCACACAAA AGAAAACATGTCCTGCAGGATGGAGGATGTCCACTTTTTCTTGTTACCTCCTTTCTACAACATCTGGTTCCTGGGATCGAGGCAGAGAAGACTGCAGAGGCAGAGGAGCAGATCTGGTGGTGATAGACAACGATGAAGAACAG GAATTTCTCTCTAAATTTGCCAACGAACTCTGCTGGATTGGTTTAAGTGACATAGAAACAGAAGGGACCTggaaatgggtggatggaaCTAACCTGACTCTAAC GAAGTGGGACACAAATCAGCCTGATAATGGTGGTGGAGACCCTCAGTGGGGTGAGGAGGACTGTGTGGAACTTAGACCTAACAGGAACACTTGGAATGATCTTCCATGTACAGCTTCTGTGCGGTGGATCTGTGAAAAAAGGCCAATATAA